In the genome of Sulfurimonas autotrophica DSM 16294, the window AATACACAGTATGAAAAAAAAGCACAATGCACAAGGTGAATTTGGGTGGAAAAGATTATCTCCTAATAAAAAAGAATTTTACTTTGAACTACTAGAGCTATTTATAAATAATGATTTATCATTTAGATGTATAGTTGTTGATAAAGAGAAATTAGATCATGACCTCTACAACGATGGAGATAAAGAGTTAGGTTTTTATAAGTTCTACTATCTCATGTTAAAAGATACATTAGAACATGATAAAGAATATTATTTATATTTGGATTGGCAGCAGAATCGAGATCAACATAGATTTAGAAATTTAAAATATTTTCTTCAAAAAAAGCTTCAAGGTAAAGCAAAGATATCATGTTTAGAACCAGTAACTTCGACAAACCAACCTCTTATAGAGTTAGCTGATTTATTTATGGGTGCAGTAGGTTATCAGTATAACGATAGAAATAGTAGTGATATAAAAATTGAATTTTGTCAAACATTAGCTGAGAAACTAAATGCTCTTAATAATAAAAACTTTAAGATGGGAAACCTCAAAACATTTACTGCAAAAAATGAAAAAAAGTTCAATATCTTTAAATGGGAGTCTTATCAATAATGTCTGAAAAAGTATGGCCCTTGCTTAGATTTAAAGCAGATAATGATGATGAATTAAAAGAGATGTATAAAAAAGTTTATATTGATGAATATGTAAATCAAGAGATATATGACTTTAATGGAAAAAGAGTGATTTTTCCTTACAGTCAGTTTGAACATGCTTTTTCTGAAAGTAGCAATTATAAAACTAGTAATGGATATCATGATATACCATTCAGTAAAAAAAGAGCTAGGTATTTATTGTGGATTAAAAAAGTTATTATGAAAGATACAGGTAATATTGATTATAAGCTAGAGTATCGTTCAGAAATGAAAACAAAAAAAGGGAAAAAAGTTACTGTAAGAATTTATGCTGTTATTGACGAACGATACATAGTTGTGCTGGATCAGAAAGAAAATAAATTATATTTTGTAACAGGTATTCCACATGATAAAAATTCTTATAAAAGGATGGTTGAGAGGTCAGCATTATTAAAGCAGGAAAAAGTCCCCAGTTCTCTCGGCGACTGAGGTTTGCCATTTTCCAAAGCCTTTGGCGAAGGAAACCAGTGCAAGCACATAGTGCAATTGTAACAAAGTAAACTAAAGGTTTAACTTAATGTTTAACTTTAAGTTGTATATGTGTAACAAACGGAAACAATATTAACTAGGATGGTATTTACAGTATGAGCAAACATAAAGAAAGACAGTTTCAAATAGAGATAGTAGAACACCTAAAAGCTAACAAGTATGTAGAGGGTGATGCAACACACTACGACAGAGAATTAGCACTCTACCCTAGTGACCTCATAAATTATATCAAATCTACTCAACCTCAAGCTTACGAAAAGATGCAAAAGAGAGAAGGCTCAAAAACTGATGAAGTGCTATGTAAACATGTAGCAAAAGAGATGGACAAGCATGGTTCGCTTCATTACCTAAGAAATGACCTCAAGTACATCGGTTCCAAGTTCAAATTATGTCAATTCAAACCAGAACTGCATAACCCTGATACTCAAGCTAAGTACGATGCCAATATATTACGAGTTGTTCAAGAAGTAACTACAAAAAGTGGAAATGAGCGAATAGATTTAGTGTTATTTCTCAATGGTATTCCCATCGTTACATGTGAGCTAAAAACAGACTTCACACAAAATGTTCAAGATGCAGTTAACCAGTACAAATATGAAAGACCAGCAAAAGGTGAAGCACTCCTAGAGTTCAAGCGAAGAGCTTTAGTTCACTTTGCAGTAAGTAACGATGAAGTCTATATGACTACAAAGCTAGCAGGAGATAAAACTTTCTTTTTACCGTTTAATAAAGGTCAACTAGATGGTAGTGCAGGTAATCCAC includes:
- a CDS encoding DUF3800 domain-containing protein, which produces MSNKLKINIYCDESRHTSGGDRYMVIGAIKCERELKREIVHQIHSMKKKHNAQGEFGWKRLSPNKKEFYFELLELFINNDLSFRCIVVDKEKLDHDLYNDGDKELGFYKFYYLMLKDTLEHDKEYYLYLDWQQNRDQHRFRNLKYFLQKKLQGKAKISCLEPVTSTNQPLIELADLFMGAVGYQYNDRNSSDIKIEFCQTLAEKLNALNNKNFKMGNLKTFTAKNEKKFNIFKWESYQ